A window of the Henckelia pumila isolate YLH828 chromosome 3, ASM3356847v2, whole genome shotgun sequence genome harbors these coding sequences:
- the LOC140891748 gene encoding beta-amyrin 28-monooxygenase-like, which translates to MTGNFSYDIVSLVLTALVTSLLSLIIFKTSLIRNKWAKRNLPPGSYGWPILGESLEFLEGSRSGNPGKFVKERKDKYKSAVFKTSLMGESVAVICDGPNGYKFLFSNENKLVRIWWPASVRRLLGRCLATTCGVEGMQMRKMTSQFFSPHAFTKLYIRTMDLVAQHHINTHWQGKEELKVFPAIRSYTFEVACRLFMSIEEPELIAKLASLFNVFIKGVISIPLNFPGTRFFKANRATDAIRRQLQMIVRRRRVELEQKTVLPSQDLLSHLLANHDENGDFMPESVIVNNTLLLLFAGHDTSSSAIMMLIKYLAELPEIQEQVLQEQREISALKEGEFLQWEDIQKMKYSWNVASEVLRLSSPVLGAFREVVEDLKYGGYDIPKGWKFYWNAPMTHTDPSLFPENEIFNPSRYEGGGPIPYSYVPFGGGPRMCLGKEFARLEILIFLHNLIKIYRWDLVIPGEKIIYDPIPTPVHGLPISLHPRGI; encoded by the exons ATGACTGGAAATTTTTCATATGATATTGTGTCGTTAGTTTTGACAGCTTTGGTAACCTCTTTATTATCATTAATCATATTCAAAACTAGTTTGATAAGAAACAAATGGGCAAAAAGGAATCTTCCTCCCGGAAGCTATGGGTGGCCAATTTTGGGCGAATCTCTGGAGTTTCTTGAGGGCAGCAGGAGCGGGAATCCAGGGAAATTCGTGAAAGAAAGAAAGGACAAGTACAAGTCTGCGGTGTTCAAGACTTCGCTTATGGGGGAATCTGTAGCTGTGATATGCGATGGCCCAAATGGGTACAAGTTTTTGTTCAGTAACGAGAATAAATTGGTCAGGATTTGGTGGCCCGCTTCGGTGAGGAGGCTACTCGGCAGGTGCCTGGCTACTACTTGTGGAGTTGAAGGTATGCAAATGAGGAAGATGACATCTCAATTTTTTAGCCCACATGCCTTCACAAAGCTTTACATCAGAACCATGGATTTGGTTGCCCAACACCACATAAATACTCACTGGCAAG GTAAAGAGGAGTTGAAGGTGTTTCCGGCTATCAGATCATATACATTTGAGGTGGCCTGTAGATTGTTCATGAGCATTGAAGAGCCTGAACTGATAGCAAAATTAGCTTCCCTCTTTAATGTTTTCATAAAAGGAGTCATCTCAATCCCTCTAAACTTTCCTGGAACAAGATTCTTCAAGGCAAATAGAGCTACTGATGCTATTAGGAGACAACTACAGATGATAGTCAGGAGGAGGAGAGTGGAGTTGGAACAGAAAACCGTGTTACCTTCTCAAGATCTTCTCTCGCATTTGCTTGCAAACCATGATGAAAATGGCGACTTTATGCCTGAATCAGTTATCGTAAACAACACACTTCTCCTACTCTTTGCGGGTCATGATACTTCAAGTTCTGCTATAATGATGCTCATCAAATATCTTGCGGAGCTTCCTGAAATACAAGAACAAGTGTTGCAAG AACAGAGAGAAATTTCAGCATTGAAAGAAGGTGAGTTTCTGCAGTGGGAAGATATACAGAAGATGAAGTATTCATGGAATGTTGCGTCTGAAGTTTTGCGATTATCGTCACCGGTGTTAGGCGCTTTTAGGGAAGTTGTGGAGGATTTGAAATATGGTGGCTATGACATACCCAAAGGATGGAAG TTCTATTGGAACGCACCAATGACACATACAGATCCTAGCTTGTTTCCAGAGAATGAGATATTTAATCCGTCAAGATATGAAGGTGGTGGTCCTATTCCTTATTCCTATGTTCCATTTGGCGGCGGACCTAGGATGTGCTTGGGGAAAGAGTTTGCTCGACTCGAGATATTGATTTTTCTACataatttgataaaaatatacAGGTGGGATTTGGTGATTCCTGGTGAAAAGATCATATATGATCCAATTCCCACCCCAGTCCATGGACTTCCAATTTCACTCCACCCTCGTGGAATCTAA